From one Halosimplex rubrum genomic stretch:
- a CDS encoding TatD family hydrolase — MNAEIAGPVLDDHMHLDPVHGRGVDAAREFADSGGTHLLVVNKPSWHLLDSLPEGADDFREVFDLTVDAVERASEALPGRAWPVLGVHPALVSQLVDEGLDPEEARDLMQTGLDTAAEYVADGPALALKSGRPHYDVSDAVWTASNDVMRHGFGLAAETGCAIQLHAESGEDFTEVAEWAEARGLAPERVVKHYSGGRLDGITKSVISHKDELELAIEEDEPFMMETDFIDDPDRPGAVLGVGTVPSRVRWLRERGYDEAIERAHVDTPAAVYGIDTEGTLE; from the coding sequence ATGAACGCGGAGATAGCGGGTCCGGTCCTCGACGACCACATGCACTTAGACCCCGTCCACGGCCGCGGCGTCGACGCCGCCCGCGAGTTCGCCGACAGCGGCGGCACGCACCTGCTCGTCGTCAACAAACCCTCCTGGCACCTCCTCGATTCGCTGCCCGAGGGCGCCGACGACTTCCGCGAGGTGTTCGACCTGACCGTCGACGCGGTCGAGCGGGCCAGCGAGGCGTTACCGGGACGGGCCTGGCCGGTGCTGGGCGTCCACCCGGCGCTCGTCTCGCAGCTCGTCGACGAGGGGCTCGACCCCGAGGAAGCCCGGGACCTGATGCAGACCGGGCTCGACACGGCGGCGGAGTACGTCGCCGACGGGCCGGCGCTCGCGCTCAAGTCCGGTCGGCCCCACTACGACGTGAGCGACGCCGTCTGGACGGCCTCGAACGACGTGATGAGACACGGGTTCGGCCTCGCGGCGGAGACCGGCTGCGCCATCCAGCTGCACGCCGAGAGCGGCGAGGACTTCACGGAAGTCGCCGAGTGGGCCGAAGCGCGGGGACTCGCGCCCGAACGCGTCGTCAAGCACTACTCGGGCGGTCGGCTGGACGGGATCACCAAGAGCGTCATCTCCCACAAGGACGAACTCGAACTCGCGATCGAGGAGGACGAACCGTTCATGATGGAGACCGACTTCATCGATGATCCGGACCGGCCGGGGGCGGTGCTGGGCGTCGGGACGGTCCCTTCGCGGGTACGCTGGCTGCGCGAGCGGGGCTACGACGAAGCCATCGAGCGCGCCCACGTCGATACGCCGGCGGCGGTGTACGGCATCGACACCGAAGGGACGCTGGAGTGA
- a CDS encoding DUF2150 family protein translates to MSNQPGEYYTPERWQNWLDRIDEEDLDPEDDDTAQLLWNMQDDTAIAVVKVVSDFEEGVLDEDEALSEIEEMREVVLAEPEFDDEQALMLVDSVQTSLVCVFYAAEEFVVGGTAEDAPIGEYVGAAADAEAEEDLDTALSYCVQAGTLVIDGAEFDPSMAEEVDPGLVVQWVNGLDSLQTAMKDPEVVEEDDE, encoded by the coding sequence ATGAGCAATCAGCCGGGGGAGTACTACACGCCCGAACGCTGGCAGAACTGGCTGGACAGGATCGACGAGGAGGACCTCGACCCCGAGGACGACGACACCGCGCAGTTGCTCTGGAACATGCAGGACGACACGGCCATCGCCGTCGTCAAGGTCGTCTCCGACTTCGAGGAGGGCGTCCTCGACGAGGACGAAGCCCTCTCGGAGATCGAGGAGATGCGCGAGGTCGTCCTCGCCGAGCCGGAGTTCGACGACGAACAGGCGCTGATGCTCGTCGACAGCGTCCAGACCTCGCTGGTCTGTGTCTTCTACGCGGCCGAGGAGTTCGTCGTCGGCGGCACCGCCGAGGACGCGCCCATCGGCGAGTACGTCGGCGCCGCGGCCGACGCCGAGGCCGAAGAGGACCTGGACACGGCGCTTTCCTACTGCGTCCAGGCGGGGACGCTCGTCATCGACGGCGCCGAGTTCGACCCGTCGATGGCCGAGGAGGTCGACCCCGGGCTCGTCGTCCAGTGGGTCAACGGGCTCGACAGCCTCCAGACGGCGATGAAAGACCCCGAAGTCGTCGAGGAAGACGACGAGTAA
- a CDS encoding Ig-like domain-containing protein, with amino-acid sequence MEPWDDRGQSIQIGAVLVFAALILLLSLYQATIVPQQNEQVEFDHSQQVQGDLLDLRNAVTSMFGESASRSVSIRLGTTYPSRVLAVNPPPVSGLLRTDGTADGDVSFALSNVEALDEETDDFWDTGGSPREYRTGAMVYRPSYNEYGQPPRTVYDSTVLYDNFTFEGATIARSDQTLVDGSTVSLVALNGSLQRSSSGATSVDVRPVSASSTTVAVTNRAPSDPLTVRTATRLPESTWEELLADEANVTDVRTSSLPVDGFRTLEVDLRPGTYELRMAKAGVGTRVTGTDPAYMTDLAADGSTVPEGGSVRLTVEVRDAFNNPIAGVNVTGNSTDPAVGTLASNEVTTGDDGRATFRFDAKSVTAETDVPVEFNFTLDSSPSAFDPRDPEDIEAVVEVQNTQVPGGSGGGGAGYSLTWTDATSLPGTTSGGEPCTSAPDPCEVAMQSETSTSQIGAPVGFGSNDTGVARVLQRSTATDSDGTAETTVRFERAVGNATLWTQSAGTNDTRLVSTPSYESFESGFGKYGVFGSFQGSGPELTSAQGSNSGSSAIVLHGGDDGGIVTTGYDTTGAEMVVVQYWAKESDEGDLNDGNGALYVEYLDGAGTWQTADTLPLTGTNPGQQRIVRLGADAIHGNFSLRFRQQGADDANDEWLIDDPQISVIGKAVGGGEAGGRAPENGGGGPGDGPADTTPPTISEAEATHDDNSFLPFGDFDDEVLFTVDSEDASGVESITLTVQRSTNGNQLAQRTVQSPPGGDLDGEALDLGTEVSFNGNNGLDITIEVVDTVGNSRTCTGKIDSEDGTVSLADGSLSCSQTSVASVPLVAPPGGGAGGALPPSVAVFGVLVALAAAAVMGSQFPLPVVRHPSIR; translated from the coding sequence ATGGAGCCGTGGGACGACAGGGGCCAGTCCATCCAGATCGGGGCGGTCCTGGTCTTCGCGGCGCTGATCCTCCTGTTGTCGCTGTACCAGGCGACGATCGTCCCACAGCAGAACGAACAGGTCGAGTTCGACCACAGCCAGCAGGTCCAGGGGGACCTGCTCGACCTTCGCAACGCCGTCACGTCGATGTTCGGCGAGTCGGCGAGTCGGTCGGTGTCGATCCGGCTGGGGACGACCTATCCCTCGCGAGTGCTGGCGGTGAACCCGCCGCCGGTGTCGGGGCTGTTGCGGACTGATGGGACCGCCGACGGCGACGTGTCGTTCGCGCTCTCGAACGTCGAAGCGCTGGACGAGGAGACGGACGATTTCTGGGACACCGGCGGGTCGCCGCGGGAGTACCGGACGGGTGCGATGGTCTACCGGCCGAGCTACAACGAGTACGGCCAGCCGCCCCGGACCGTGTACGACTCGACGGTGCTGTACGACAACTTCACCTTCGAGGGGGCGACCATCGCGCGCAGCGACCAGACGCTCGTCGACGGATCGACGGTCTCGCTGGTCGCGCTGAACGGCTCCCTCCAGCGGTCCTCGTCCGGCGCCACGTCCGTCGACGTGCGACCGGTCAGCGCGTCGAGCACGACGGTGGCGGTGACGAACCGGGCGCCGAGTGACCCCCTCACGGTCCGGACCGCGACCCGACTGCCCGAGTCGACCTGGGAGGAGTTGCTGGCCGACGAGGCGAACGTGACCGACGTGCGGACGAGTTCGCTGCCGGTCGACGGGTTCCGGACGCTGGAAGTCGACCTGCGGCCGGGCACCTACGAGCTTCGGATGGCGAAAGCGGGCGTCGGGACGCGGGTGACGGGGACGGACCCGGCGTACATGACCGACCTGGCCGCGGACGGGTCGACGGTGCCCGAGGGGGGATCGGTCCGGCTGACCGTCGAGGTGCGCGACGCGTTCAACAACCCGATTGCCGGCGTGAATGTGACCGGGAACTCGACGGATCCGGCGGTCGGGACGCTCGCCTCGAACGAGGTGACGACCGGCGACGACGGCCGGGCGACGTTCCGCTTCGACGCGAAGTCGGTCACCGCGGAGACGGACGTGCCCGTCGAGTTCAACTTCACGCTCGATTCGTCCCCTTCGGCGTTCGATCCGCGCGACCCGGAGGACATCGAGGCCGTGGTCGAGGTCCAGAACACGCAAGTCCCCGGGGGGTCGGGCGGTGGCGGCGCGGGCTACTCGCTCACCTGGACGGACGCCACCTCGCTCCCGGGGACGACGAGCGGCGGTGAGCCCTGCACGTCGGCGCCCGACCCGTGCGAGGTGGCGATGCAGTCCGAGACCTCGACGAGCCAGATCGGGGCGCCGGTGGGCTTCGGATCGAACGACACGGGCGTCGCGCGCGTCCTCCAGCGGTCGACCGCGACGGACTCGGACGGCACGGCGGAGACGACGGTACGGTTCGAGCGCGCCGTGGGCAACGCGACGCTGTGGACTCAGAGCGCCGGCACCAACGACACGCGGCTCGTCTCGACGCCGTCCTACGAGAGCTTCGAGTCGGGCTTCGGGAAGTACGGCGTGTTCGGCTCGTTCCAGGGGTCGGGCCCGGAGTTGACCTCGGCCCAAGGATCGAACAGCGGGTCGTCGGCGATCGTGTTGCACGGTGGCGACGACGGCGGCATCGTCACGACCGGGTACGACACGACCGGCGCCGAGATGGTCGTCGTCCAGTACTGGGCCAAAGAGAGCGACGAGGGCGACCTGAACGACGGTAACGGCGCCCTGTACGTCGAGTATCTGGACGGTGCCGGGACCTGGCAGACGGCGGACACGCTCCCGCTGACCGGGACGAATCCGGGACAACAGCGGATCGTCAGACTCGGAGCCGACGCGATCCACGGGAACTTCTCTCTTCGCTTCCGCCAGCAGGGCGCCGACGACGCCAACGACGAGTGGCTGATCGACGACCCCCAGATATCCGTGATCGGGAAGGCCGTGGGCGGCGGCGAGGCCGGCGGGCGGGCGCCGGAGAACGGTGGTGGCGGTCCGGGCGACGGACCCGCAGACACGACCCCGCCGACGATCTCCGAGGCGGAGGCCACTCACGACGATAACTCCTTTTTGCCGTTCGGCGATTTCGACGACGAAGTTTTATTTACCGTCGATTCAGAGGACGCTTCGGGCGTGGAAAGCATCACTCTCACCGTCCAGCGGTCCACGAACGGAAATCAGTTGGCCCAGCGGACGGTCCAGTCACCACCGGGCGGTGACCTCGACGGCGAAGCGCTTGATCTCGGCACCGAGGTGAGTTTCAACGGGAACAACGGCCTGGACATCACTATCGAGGTGGTCGACACCGTCGGTAACAGCAGGACCTGTACCGGGAAGATCGACTCCGAGGACGGAACCGTCTCACTGGCGGACGGAAGTCTCTCGTGCAGTCAGACCTCGGTCGCCTCCGTTCCGCTCGTCGCGCCGCCGGGCGGCGGAGCTGGTGGTGCTCTTCCCCCTTCCGTTGCCGTCTTCGGCGTGTTGGTCGCCCTCGCTGCGGCCGCGGTGATGGGGAGCCAGTTCCCTTTGCCCGTCGTTCGACACCCGTCGATACGATAG
- the hmgB gene encoding hydroxymethylglutaryl-CoA synthase produces MTSVGIDAIEIRTGKLRLDLPETFAPAQGDDPGKYTKGLGLNASSFPDVYEDIVTMGANAAHDLMERKGLEPEDIGRIDVATESAFDNSKPVSTYIAGCLEQVYDGDFHHANKGERKFACISGTQSLDDAYNWIRAGRNRGRSALVIATDTALYARDDPGEATQGAGAVALLVSEDPDVVELSTDQGYGSADETDFLKPQQQFPSVDGKRSVQVYLARMREAVEDFESVAGTIHPDDAALIPFHTPFPGMVRKAAALAFRHVSRDTEIEEDLAGEIGRQPRREAFDSEEAFREAAADYTDDLTDTDAYREWYAETVEPTLTISREVGNWYTGSVHVARLSGLKAAYEDDIDMTGETLIVGSYGSGAQAEIHAETVQSGWAEEIEALDVDEQLAARYELTFEEYEDVHDVHNHDEDAGAADVDQFTAPESEFVFDGWGRMGERKYTYVE; encoded by the coding sequence ATGACATCCGTCGGTATCGACGCCATCGAGATCCGGACGGGGAAGCTGCGACTGGACCTGCCGGAGACGTTCGCGCCGGCGCAGGGCGACGACCCCGGCAAGTACACGAAAGGGCTCGGTCTGAACGCGAGTTCGTTCCCGGACGTGTACGAGGACATCGTGACGATGGGGGCCAACGCGGCCCACGACCTGATGGAGCGCAAGGGTCTGGAGCCGGAGGACATCGGCCGCATCGACGTGGCGACGGAGTCGGCGTTCGACAACTCCAAGCCCGTCTCGACGTACATCGCGGGCTGTCTCGAACAGGTGTACGACGGCGACTTCCACCACGCCAACAAGGGCGAGCGCAAGTTCGCCTGCATCTCGGGCACCCAGAGCTTAGACGACGCGTACAACTGGATCCGCGCGGGACGCAACCGCGGTCGCTCGGCGCTGGTGATCGCCACCGACACCGCGCTGTACGCCCGCGACGACCCCGGTGAGGCCACCCAGGGCGCCGGCGCCGTCGCCTTGCTCGTCAGCGAGGACCCCGACGTGGTCGAACTGTCGACCGATCAGGGCTACGGCAGCGCCGACGAGACGGACTTCCTGAAGCCCCAGCAGCAGTTCCCGAGCGTCGACGGCAAGCGATCCGTGCAGGTGTACCTCGCGCGGATGCGCGAGGCCGTCGAGGACTTCGAGTCCGTCGCGGGGACGATCCACCCCGACGACGCGGCGCTGATCCCCTTCCACACGCCGTTCCCGGGGATGGTCCGCAAGGCCGCCGCGCTCGCGTTCCGCCACGTCAGCCGCGACACGGAGATCGAGGAGGACCTCGCCGGCGAGATCGGCCGCCAGCCCCGCCGCGAGGCCTTCGACAGCGAGGAGGCGTTCCGCGAGGCCGCCGCCGACTACACCGACGATCTGACCGACACCGACGCCTACCGCGAGTGGTACGCCGAGACCGTCGAGCCCACGCTGACGATCTCCCGCGAGGTCGGCAACTGGTACACCGGGTCGGTCCACGTCGCCCGCCTCTCCGGGCTGAAGGCCGCCTACGAGGACGATATCGACATGACCGGCGAGACACTGATCGTCGGTTCCTACGGCTCGGGCGCCCAGGCGGAGATCCACGCCGAGACCGTCCAGTCGGGCTGGGCCGAGGAGATCGAGGCCCTCGATGTCGACGAGCAGTTGGCGGCGCGCTACGAGTTGACCTTCGAGGAGTACGAGGACGTCCACGACGTACACAACCACGACGAGGACGCCGGCGCCGCCGACGTGGACCAGTTCACCGCCCCCGAGTCGGAGTTCGTCTTCGACGGCTGGGGTCGGATGGGCGAGCGCAAGTACACCTACGTGGAGTGA
- a CDS encoding DUF7504 family protein, whose protein sequence is MSNWLFPDRDVSGAPDDGVDPADPDVDPAEANLDTEATHVEPLRVDAVDPGTSILIAGPAMTGKRRLLFDLVGGSASKTAAFVTTKKPARKVAAWFAATRPETEVWDRSVVDCTGSAGRERRSRTPEIDDLRVVSSPGDLTGVGIELTGVLREWHHDSVADPRVGLHSLSTLLMYTDLKRVYQFLHVVTTRVASVDGVGVYTLDVSAGGSAHDALKQLFDAMVEVRPGDDGSEFRVRGGDFGPRSWTTF, encoded by the coding sequence GTGAGCAACTGGTTGTTCCCGGACCGCGACGTGTCGGGGGCGCCCGACGACGGCGTCGACCCGGCCGACCCCGACGTGGACCCCGCGGAGGCGAACCTGGACACCGAGGCGACCCACGTCGAACCGCTCCGGGTCGACGCCGTCGACCCGGGGACCAGCATCCTGATCGCGGGACCGGCGATGACCGGCAAGCGGCGACTGCTGTTCGACCTCGTCGGCGGGTCGGCGTCGAAGACGGCCGCGTTCGTGACGACGAAAAAGCCCGCGCGAAAGGTGGCCGCCTGGTTCGCCGCGACCCGCCCCGAGACCGAGGTCTGGGACCGCTCCGTCGTCGACTGTACGGGCAGCGCCGGCCGCGAACGACGGTCCCGCACCCCCGAGATCGACGATCTGCGCGTGGTGTCCAGCCCCGGCGACCTGACCGGCGTCGGCATCGAGCTGACGGGCGTCCTCCGGGAGTGGCACCACGACTCGGTCGCGGACCCGCGCGTCGGCCTGCACTCGCTGTCGACGCTGCTGATGTACACCGACCTGAAGCGCGTCTACCAGTTCCTCCACGTCGTCACCACTCGCGTCGCCAGCGTCGACGGCGTCGGCGTCTACACCCTCGACGTGAGCGCCGGCGGGTCGGCCCACGACGCGCTCAAACAGCTGTTCGACGCCATGGTCGAGGTCCGCCCCGGCGACGACGGCTCGGAGTTCAGAGTCCGGGGCGGCGACTTCGGCCCCCGCTCGTGGACGACGTTCTGA
- a CDS encoding DUF7331 family protein: protein MTDHATRPGEADSAESQPSADVRVAPADTEGVAATDAYEVDGGVVLFDTENPLAWVESDDALALGRMA from the coding sequence ATGACGGACCACGCGACGCGACCCGGCGAGGCGGACAGTGCCGAGAGCCAGCCGTCCGCGGACGTGCGAGTCGCCCCCGCCGACACCGAGGGCGTCGCCGCCACGGACGCCTACGAGGTCGACGGCGGCGTGGTCCTCTTCGATACCGAGAACCCGCTCGCCTGGGTCGAGTCCGACGACGCGCTCGCGCTCGGGCGGATGGCCTGA
- a CDS encoding DUF7322 domain-containing protein, with protein MLGDGDGDDDPFEDPFEEGRSESSLGPDIPEVDVPEVEVPSVETSHDDFDADVDPELRRTFWRLVVVFDVALLALSLGPMFVYFRGDWETGGPLFALGAISFAYGVFTYRRYRADDDAGEPDAVGE; from the coding sequence GTGTTAGGCGACGGTGACGGCGACGACGACCCGTTCGAGGACCCCTTCGAGGAGGGACGCTCCGAGTCCTCGCTCGGGCCCGACATCCCGGAGGTGGACGTGCCCGAAGTGGAGGTGCCGTCGGTCGAGACGAGCCACGACGACTTCGACGCCGACGTGGACCCGGAGCTCAGGCGGACGTTCTGGCGGCTCGTCGTCGTCTTCGACGTCGCCCTGCTCGCGCTGTCGCTCGGGCCGATGTTCGTCTACTTCCGGGGCGACTGGGAGACGGGCGGCCCGCTGTTCGCGCTCGGCGCGATCTCCTTCGCCTACGGCGTCTTCACCTACCGCCGCTATCGCGCCGACGACGACGCCGGCGAGCCGGACGCCGTCGGCGAGTGA
- a CDS encoding DUF7346 family protein: MRTVRDESGRRLVLLKESSDASLVRDPETGEQRHVPNGRIEPVDGESPLETASRAVPEPVRAVASAVHDDRSLGLLVEIDARSPVDVRTLTDAVDLCESDLHGHLSEFRAAGLVTETDAAGVRGYETTERASDGLAAMRGSARGDGDDPGADDDPAIGDA, encoded by the coding sequence ATGCGAACGGTCCGCGACGAGTCCGGGCGGCGTCTGGTCCTGCTGAAGGAGTCGAGCGACGCCTCGCTCGTGCGCGACCCCGAGACGGGCGAACAGCGCCACGTCCCCAACGGCCGGATCGAACCCGTCGACGGCGAGTCGCCGCTGGAGACGGCCAGCCGCGCCGTTCCCGAACCGGTCCGGGCCGTGGCGAGCGCCGTCCACGACGACCGCTCGCTCGGGCTCCTGGTGGAGATCGACGCCCGCTCACCCGTCGACGTGCGGACGCTGACGGACGCGGTGGACCTCTGCGAGAGCGACCTGCACGGCCACCTCTCGGAGTTCCGGGCGGCCGGTCTCGTCACGGAGACCGACGCCGCCGGCGTCCGCGGCTACGAGACGACCGAGCGGGCGAGCGACGGGCTGGCCGCGATGCGCGGCAGTGCCCGCGGCGACGGCGACGACCCGGGGGCTGATGACGACCCCGCAATCGGCGACGCCTGA
- the rad50 gene encoding DNA double-strand break repair ATPase Rad50, producing the protein MRFERVRLSNFKCYDDADVRLDRGVTVIHGLNGSGKSSLLEACFFALYGSKALDNTLDEVVTIGADDAEVELWFAHDGDAYHVERRVRATGEQAQTAKCVLEGPEGTVEGARDVRGYVEGLLRMDAEAFVNCAYVRQGEVNKLINASPDERQDMLDSLLQLGKLEEYRERASDARVGVDRVRRDKRGSLSQLDDQIEAKEDENLHARLNDHRTDLESVTSDIERFEGQREKAVETRDRAAEILDSHEEKRAELDDLESDIEALRETISETERDREELAETIADHRETRTEHREELGDLLPETELDGSADDLPEPAAVESRLDDLAERDDELQETLQEVTAAVSEHTTKAENLRESADDLESQAEAKREQADDLESDVAETRDALGDRREKIDGLAERIDSLESEFDDAPVDFGEAETLREEVGDDLSEVRETVASLESDVKNQRERIEEAEALLEQGKCPECGQDVDDSPHVESIDDDRERLAELENDLDDARERRDDLEDRLEEAERLVEVESEIRECRSDQSTFEQLLEQEEQTVEEKVEQAERLREEADDLESEAADKREAAADREDAAEESRERVGEINQEVGTIRERRERLERVEELLDAVADATDAVERLRDRREHLKETNDERRERLAEKRERRSDLQEAFDEDRIEGAREQRENAEQYIEKADAKLEELRERRDELQSAIGGVEAEIEELESLRERREDLADAVERLDSLYEEAEQLQRMYGDLRAELRRRNVESLEAMLNEIFDLVYQNDSYARIELSGEYELTVYQKDGEPLDPEQLSGGERALFNLSLRCAIYRLLAEGIEGAAPMPPLILDEPTVFLDSGHVSQLVELVEAMREYGVEQILVVSHDDELVGAADDLVRVEKDSTTNRSSVRRESPEDRLAEAVEADD; encoded by the coding sequence GTGAGGTTCGAGCGCGTCAGGCTGTCGAACTTCAAGTGCTACGACGATGCGGACGTGCGCCTCGACCGCGGGGTGACGGTCATCCACGGGCTCAACGGCAGCGGCAAGTCCTCGTTGCTGGAGGCCTGTTTCTTCGCGCTGTACGGCTCGAAGGCGCTGGACAACACCCTCGACGAGGTGGTCACCATCGGTGCCGACGACGCCGAGGTCGAGCTGTGGTTCGCCCACGACGGCGACGCCTACCACGTCGAACGGCGCGTGCGGGCGACGGGCGAGCAGGCCCAGACCGCCAAGTGCGTGCTGGAGGGACCCGAGGGGACCGTCGAGGGCGCCCGCGACGTGCGCGGCTACGTCGAGGGCCTGCTGCGGATGGACGCCGAGGCGTTCGTCAACTGCGCGTACGTCCGCCAGGGCGAGGTGAACAAACTCATCAACGCCAGCCCGGACGAGCGCCAGGACATGCTCGACTCGCTGCTCCAACTCGGGAAACTGGAGGAGTACCGCGAGCGCGCCAGCGACGCCCGCGTCGGCGTCGACCGCGTCCGCCGGGACAAGCGCGGCTCGCTCTCACAGCTCGACGACCAGATCGAGGCCAAGGAAGACGAGAACCTCCACGCGCGGCTCAACGACCACCGGACGGACCTCGAATCGGTCACCTCGGACATCGAACGCTTCGAGGGCCAGCGCGAGAAGGCCGTCGAGACGCGCGACCGAGCCGCGGAGATCCTCGACAGCCACGAGGAGAAGCGCGCGGAACTCGACGACCTCGAATCGGATATCGAGGCGCTCCGGGAGACCATCTCCGAGACCGAGCGCGACCGCGAGGAGCTGGCGGAGACGATCGCCGACCACCGGGAGACCAGGACGGAGCACCGCGAGGAACTGGGCGATCTGCTCCCCGAGACCGAACTCGACGGGAGCGCCGACGACCTGCCCGAGCCGGCCGCCGTCGAGTCGCGGCTCGACGACCTCGCCGAGCGCGACGACGAGCTACAGGAGACGCTGCAGGAGGTGACCGCGGCGGTGTCCGAGCACACGACCAAGGCCGAGAACCTCCGGGAGAGCGCCGACGACCTCGAATCGCAGGCCGAAGCGAAGCGCGAGCAGGCCGACGACCTCGAATCCGACGTGGCCGAGACCCGAGACGCGCTCGGCGACCGTCGCGAGAAGATCGACGGGCTGGCCGAGCGCATCGACTCCCTGGAGAGCGAGTTCGACGATGCGCCCGTCGACTTCGGCGAGGCCGAGACCCTCCGCGAGGAGGTCGGCGACGATCTGAGCGAGGTCCGCGAGACCGTCGCCAGCCTCGAATCGGACGTGAAGAACCAGCGCGAGCGGATCGAGGAGGCCGAGGCGCTGCTGGAGCAGGGGAAGTGTCCCGAATGCGGCCAGGACGTCGACGACTCGCCCCACGTCGAGTCTATCGACGACGACCGCGAGCGGCTGGCCGAGCTGGAAAACGACCTCGACGATGCCCGCGAGCGCCGCGACGACCTCGAGGACCGGCTCGAAGAGGCCGAACGGCTCGTCGAGGTCGAGTCCGAGATCCGTGAGTGTCGGTCCGACCAATCGACGTTCGAGCAGTTACTCGAACAGGAGGAACAGACTGTCGAAGAGAAGGTCGAGCAGGCCGAGCGGCTCCGCGAGGAGGCCGACGACCTCGAATCGGAGGCGGCGGACAAGCGCGAAGCGGCGGCGGACCGCGAGGACGCCGCCGAGGAGTCGCGCGAACGCGTCGGTGAGATCAACCAGGAAGTCGGAACGATCCGCGAGCGCCGCGAACGACTCGAACGGGTCGAGGAGCTGCTTGACGCCGTCGCCGACGCGACCGACGCCGTCGAGCGCCTGCGCGACCGGCGCGAGCACCTCAAAGAGACCAACGACGAGCGCCGCGAACGCCTCGCCGAGAAGCGCGAGCGCCGGTCGGACCTGCAGGAGGCGTTCGACGAGGACCGGATCGAGGGGGCGCGCGAGCAGCGCGAGAACGCCGAGCAGTACATCGAGAAGGCCGACGCGAAGCTGGAGGAGCTGCGCGAACGGCGCGACGAGCTACAGAGCGCGATCGGCGGCGTCGAGGCGGAGATCGAGGAACTCGAGTCCCTGCGCGAGCGCCGTGAGGACCTGGCCGACGCCGTCGAGCGCCTCGACTCGCTGTACGAGGAGGCCGAGCAACTCCAGCGGATGTACGGCGACCTGCGCGCCGAGCTGCGCCGGCGCAACGTCGAGAGCCTGGAGGCGATGCTCAACGAGATATTCGATCTGGTCTACCAGAACGATTCGTACGCCCGCATCGAGCTCTCCGGCGAGTACGAACTCACCGTCTACCAGAAGGACGGCGAGCCGCTCGACCCCGAACAGCTGTCGGGCGGCGAGCGCGCCCTCTTTAACCTCAGCCTCCGGTGTGCCATCTACCGGCTGCTCGCCGAGGGTATCGAGGGCGCGGCCCCGATGCCGCCGCTCATCCTCGACGAACCGACCGTCTTCCTCGACTCGGGCCACGTCTCCCAGCTCGTCGAACTCGTCGAGGCGATGCGCGAGTACGGCGTCGAGCAGATCCTCGTCGTCAGCCACGACGACGAACTCGTCGGCGCCGCCGACGACCTGGTCCGCGTCGAGAAGGACTCGACCACCAATCGCTCGTCGGTCCGCCGCGAGAGCCCGGAAGACCGCCTCGCCGAGGCCGTCGAGGCCGACGACTGA